The Caldisalinibacter kiritimatiensis genomic interval CTAGCATCAATAAATCCTTCATTCTTTTGAGGAGTGCAATCCATACTTCTTGTTATCATAAAATACCAATGTACTGTTTTATTAATTACTTCATCATTTTTTCTTGAATTTTTAAATGTGTAGTTTATTTTTCCCAAATACTTTTTAATTTGAGCCTTTACTCCACCTTCTTCAAAAACTTCTCTTAAAGCTGTTTCCTCTAGTTTTTCGTTATCTTTAATTTTACCTTTAGGTAATACCCAATCCCCATTATATTTTTTTAAAAGTAAGA includes:
- a CDS encoding NUDIX hydrolase; the encoded protein is MREEVSAGGVVVFGNAILLLKKYNGDWVLPKGKIKDNEKLEETALREVFEEGGVKAQIKKYLGKINYTFKNSRKNDEVINKTVHWYFMITRSMDCTPQKNEGFIDARFIHKDRVLDLAKYEDERKVIAKAIKEI